A single Amphiura filiformis chromosome 19, Afil_fr2py, whole genome shotgun sequence DNA region contains:
- the LOC140140468 gene encoding uncharacterized protein produces MQGSKSMAPKALFLLLLAINILLTTSQPGPPGQHYPQQKQQQHVGGQNRGSYNYEYSYGGKQGAARGGMNGGQGQPPSGGMPPELRKQHEQFMKNAPEGGSYNYEYSYGSQGGEKHQSGHRPGSEMSAQHQVQSGVSGMPQNAGQNGGSYNYEYSYGGKQGAAMGGKRGGQGQLPPGGMPTELRDQHEQFMKNAPKGGSYNYEYSYGSKGGDQHQPGLQPAGSYQYSYQSGTKGAHAPPSGGAYAVHGASAGLPAYGPQLAGSYQSLFGTKGAHVPPSGGAFSVHGASAALPAYGPHPEVYSHTQVVHAPAYMPPQQPYYQARGAGAYHSAIPSFVTSTMYGSGGAQSPVPYRGHPVQYGYNIVPYVYGQHVYHPPPPVMLTQHQVHAAPPLTGIPGYFAKHSGQYNNQQAPPAMAVPGYFSAQYIPQPPTPMGGAPYPGQYDNRQQPPPPMGGQMGHGQPSYQPTPPRGRPPSPSGHYVANPPAAEYAPQKAERIAGNNYYAPAQLAPVNPLLQSPRKCKEKHKGALEAQLHHRGPGHFHNFQAKHKPEGLASTHFYDKHRYVETASQHVCQDQTLRLECPHDEGNRYLHIVGAFFGRGNSHDCPHSRKYMKNTNCRADLSQFKVVHACESKQYCEIPATVDYFSNHFLGDPCPHTNKYLKIFYECRYEKPKECDTKDVPYIDAYACEGQPLNIQCPNEGEVIKILDANYGRQGSDICEYKPGDDLACDSDAKAYEMLCLSCRGKHECEMLASSEIFGDNCAGTNKYLSVRYRCFDPLTEDEQGNSDVRNNKDYERGGGGFRHGGPRGRPRKQRKPGVEEEEEDEEDDLFGGGGGGWGGE; encoded by the exons ATGCAGGGAAGTAAGAGCATGGCGCCCAAGGCGCTATTCTTGCTTCTCCTTGCAATCAATATTCTTCTGACAACTTCACAGCCAGGTCCGCCTGGTCAACACTACccgcaacaaaaacaacaacagcatGTGGGAGGACAAAATCGTGGATCATACAATTACGAATATTCTTACGGTGGGAAACAGGGAGCTGCCAGGGGTGGCATGAATGGAGGCCAAGGACAACCGCCTTCTGGTGGTATGCCACCAGAGTTGCGGAAACAGCATGAGCAGTTTATGAAAAATGCTCCTGAAGGCGGATCATACAATTATGAATATTCTTACGGATCTCAAGGTGGTGAGAAGCATCAATCAGGTCACCGGCCGGGGAGTGAAATGAGTGCTCAGCATCAAGTTCAGTCAGGTGTTAGTGGTATGCCACAGAATGCGGGACAAAATGGCGGATCATACAACTATGAATATTCTTACGGTGGAAAACAGGGAGCTGCCATGGGTGGCAAGAGAGGAGGCCAAGGACAACTGCCCCCTGGTGGTATGCCCACAGAATTAAGGGATCAGCATGAGCAGTTTATGAAAAACGCTCCTAAAGGCGGATCATACAATTATGAATATTCTTATGGAAGTAAAGGTGGTGATCAACATCAACCAGGTCTGCAGCCGGCAGGGTCTTACCAATATTCATATCAGTCCGGTACTAAAGGAGCTCATGCCCCACCATCAGGGGGAGCATATGCAGTACACGGCGCTTCAGCTGGACTGCCCGCATATGGACCTCAGCTAGCAGGGTCTTACCAATCTTTATTCGGTACTAAAGGAGCTCATGTACCGCCATCAGGGGGAGCATTTTCAGTACACGGCGCTTCAGCTGCACTGCCCGCATATGGACCTCATCCAGAAGTGTATTCTCATACTCAAGTCGTCCATGCTCCAGCTTATATGCCACCTCAACAACCGTACTACCAAGCCCGCGGAGCTGGTGCATATCATTcggcgattcctagttttgttaCTAGTACCATGTATGGTTCAGGCGGTGCTCAATCACCAGTCCCATACAGAGGACATCCAGTCCAATATGGTTATAATATTGTGCCTTACGTGTATGGTCAGCATGTTTATCACCCACCACCCCCAGTCATGTTAACGCAACATCAAGTGCACGCAGCACCACCCCTTACGGGTATTCCCGGGTATTTCGCAAAACATTCCGGACAATACAATAACCAACAGGCACCGCCCGCTATGGCTGTACCCGGGTATTTCTCCGCACAATACATACCTCAACCACCAACTCCCATGGGTGGAGCACCATATCCGGGACAATACGATAACAGACAACAGCCACCACCTCCTATGGGTGGACAAATGGGACATGGGCAACCAAGTTACCAACCAACCCCTCCTCGAGGTCGACCTCCATCACCATCAGGGCACTATGTGGCAAACCCACCTGCTGCAGAATATGCTCCACAAAAGGCTGAACGAATAGCAGGAAACAACTACTATGCTCCTGCACAACTAGCACCAGTAAATCCCTTGCTGCAATCACCAAGGAAGTGTAAGGAAAAGCACAAAGGAGCATTGGAGGCTCAACTACACCACAGAGGACCTGGTCATTTTCATAACTTCCAAGCAAAGCATAAACCAGAAGGTTTGGCTTCTACGCACTTCTACGACAAACATA GATATGTTGAAACAGCAAGTCAACATGTGTGTCAGGATCAGACCCTACGCTTGGAATGCCCGCATGATGAAGGGAACAGGTACCTCCATATCGTGGGAGCATTTTTTGGTAGAGGAAACTCGCATGACTGCCCTCATTCCCGGAAATACATGAAGAACACCAACTGTCGAGCAGACCTGTCACAGTTTAAG GTTGTGCATGCATGTGAATCCAAACAATATTGTGAGATTCCAGCAACTGTAGACTATTTTAGCAATCACTTCCTAGGTGATCCATGCCCCCATACCAATAAATACTTGAAGATATTCTACGAGTGTAGATATGAAAAGCCAAAGGAATGTGACACAAAAG ATGTGCCATACATAGATGCCTATGCATGCGAAGGACAGCCCTTAAACATCCAATGTCCCAATGAAGGTGAAGTCATCAAAATCCTCGATGCCAACTATGGTCGGCAAGGCTCTGACATCTGCGAGTACAAACCTGGTGATGACTTGGCTTGTGATAGCGATGCAAAAGCATACGAGATGCTTTGTTTGAGCTGCCGTGGAAAACATGAATGCGAGATGCTTGCTTCTTCAGAAATCTTTGGCGATAACTGTGCCGGAACGAATAAATACCTCTCAGTGCGGTACAGGTGTTTTGATCCACTCACAGAGGATGAGCAAG